From Daucus carota subsp. sativus chromosome 6, DH1 v3.0, whole genome shotgun sequence:
CAGCACAGTTGAGAATGGGGGCGTACAGAGCAGACGACGATTACGATTACTTGTTCAAAGTAGTGCTCATCGGAGACTCCGGCGTCGGCAAATCCAACCTTCTCTCGAGATTCACGCGCAATGAGTTCAGTCTCGAGTCCAAGTCTACTATTGGCGTTGAGTTCGCTACTCGGAGTATTCATGTTGATGATAAAGTTGTTAAAGCTCAGATTTGGGACACTGCTGGCCAAGAGAGGTTACTCTCTTTCATGTTTAACTTGtttatttctttaatttctctatttgtgtttttaattttgttttttaggGGTTTGATGAGTAATTAGGGGTTTTGTTTTGATTCAACTGATTTTCAGTTTTGGATCTTTGCATTGTGGTTGGATTCAGATTTTAAGTGTGAGATCTGGTGTTTAAGTGGTGATGGAGTTtgtttttacaaattaaattatacatTGTGTTTGAATTGTTGGATCAGGTTTATAGGGTTCACAAAACATATCTCACTACTTACAAAATTAGTGTTGTTTACAGTTGTTACTTGTTAGCTTAAGTTCAATTTTGGGGGAAGCAATTACTTTTTGCGGTCATTTTATGTTTTAAGCCCGAAATTGGAGTTCAATGTTAGTACGGACTACTAACtacattatgaatttatgattacTCCTATCTGTTAGGTTCTTGTTTGACCAAATCGGAAATGTAGTTGGGAAATTAGGATTGGTAAGATTCATTGTTGTTACTTGTGAGACAATGTAAAGATAAGTGTAAATATCCATCATGTAGATTTAAGGTCTGGTATACGGGCTGAATGACTTTATTAGGATTATAGTGGTTgcgattattttattttttcgtgATACCTAGGTGTTTGTTGGAAAACACTTAGTTTATTCTGTTTGTATATAGGTACCGTGCAATTACAAGTGCATACTACCGAGGAGCTGTTGGTGCGCTGCTGGTATATGATGTTACTCGACATGTTACATTTGAGAATGTAGAGAGGTGGCTTAAAGAACTCCGGGATCATACAGATTCCAACATTGTGATCATGCTTGTGGGGAACAAGGCGGATCTGCGACATTTGCGAGCGGTCTCCACTGAGGATGCCAAGGCGTTTGCGGAGAAGGAGCGCACCTTCTTCATGGAAACCTCTGCCCTGGAGTCCATGAATGTTGAGGATGCTTTTACAGAAGTGCTTACACAGATACATCAAGTTGTTAGCAGAAAAGCTCTTGAAATAGGAGAGGATCCCACCGCTTTGCCTAAGGGACAGACAATTAATGTTGGTGGCAAGGATGATGTATCAGCAGTTAAAAAATCTGGATGCTGCTCATCCTAGATTTGATAATGTGTGCATTGCGTTTCTAATCTTCAGTGACATCCTATATATGTGCGGTTGAGCTTTTCTGTATGAATCATGGTTTTAGGTTTAATACATGGAGGTTCCAGTCAACAAAGTTAGAGTTTGTGGCATATGAAATTAAAATTCTTGGAGTTTACTGTCATTCAAGTCTGTAAGTGAAGAAGTTCAAGTATTGGTCATTTTTTCACCTAGTTTCAGTCTTTTTAGAGCCGCTATATCAAAGTTAATTATGGGCAATCCTTCAATGTTTCTCTTTGATTGCTTagggctcttcatcttcctttaTAGTGCAGCGGCAGCAGCTTTTAATCATTTCTATTAGCGCAGTAAAGACTGTTATCTTGTAACATAGTGAGGTGACCATGCCAGTATCTGTAATGGTTTTCTGTGGTACAGGATATTCCGATATTGTTTATTAATtagtataatgtatttttttcctACAAAGGACTGGCCAGTTCAGATATTGGATATCCTACCATACTAATtagtataatgtatttttttcctACAAAGGACTGGCCAGTTCAGATATTGGATATCCTACCATACCATCTCTCTTGATTAAAAACCTTGTTAATTTGGTGTGATGGTTTTCCTCTGCAGCAATTTTaatttctcatcaaaaggcaaCAATGGCTTCGCAGGTGCGGTACATTGTTGCAGTTCTTGTTCCATGTGGTTAGGAGGAAATGCTTTAAATTCTGTGAGTACTGTAGACAATCATGTGATTGATTGTTAAGTAGCAAAAGTAGCTTTCCAGCCCCAACCACCATTCCAATTTCCAACCCACCAATTTTTCCTCTGCTAACCTCCGGAGGATTCTTGCTGTCAAGAGTGATGGTTGGTGTCATGGCAATTGGCTACAAACCAGTATCCTCcctatataagtatattatttgattgatTATATGAAGCTGCTTATTATCTTCTTTTTTATACTCTAGATTGTATCATTTGTAACTTGAATTTTCATAGTCAGTCAATAAAAAGCTATGGGTGTACCAAGTCCAAGCTTGCACATTGCCATGTATCCTTGGTTTGCACTTGGACACCTTACCCCTTTCCTCCATCTATCAAACAAACTAGCCAAACAAGGCCACAGAGTTTCCTTTATGGTTCCCACCAGAACCCAAGAAAAGCTACAACATTTCAATCTCCATCCAGACCTCATCACCTTCATTCCAATCACTGTACCACATATCGAAGGACTTCCTCCTGGATCAGAGACAACGTCCGATGTGCCCTTCCCTTTACAGACCCTGCTTGTTACTGCTATGGACCAAACTAAGGACCTAGTGGAAGGATTGCTCCGTGAGCTGAAAGTGGATGTTGTGTTCTTTGATTTTGCATACTGGATCCCCAGCTTGGCTAGACAGTTGGGAATCAAGTCACTACATTACTGCATTATTAGTCCAGCTACAATAGGCTACACTCTCTCCCCAGAAAGGCATTGCAGTGGAAGTAACATATCTGAAGCTGAACTGAAGCAACCCCCAGCAAGTTATCCTGGTTCAGATATCACACTTAGCGCCTATGAAGCACGGGCCTTTTCTGCTAGAAGGGTGATGAAGTTTGGAACTAATATGCAGTTTAATGATCGTCAATTCATCAGCTTGAACGAGTGTGATGCACTAGGTTTCAGAACATGTAGGGAGATTGAGGGTCCTTACTGTGACTACCTAGAAAACCAATTTCAGAAGCCTGTTCTCCTGACAGGGCCTGCTATCCCAGAGCCTTCTACATCTCCTTTAGAAGAAAAATGGGCAAAGTGGCTAAGTAAATTTGACTCAGGTTCAGTTATTTACTGTGCATTTGGAAGTGAATGCATCTTAAAAAAGGATCAATTTCAAGAATTGTTGGATGGTCTGGTGCTGACAGGTATGCCGTTTCTAGCAGCACTTAAACCACCCGCTGGAGCAGGTTCAATCGAAGAAGCACTGCCAGATAAGTTCGAAGAAAGAGTTAAGGGAAGAGGAGTGGTTCATGGAGGTTGGGTTCAGCAACAGCTGATATTAGAACACCCTTCAGTCGGATGCTTCATAACACATTGCGGCTCAGGTTCTTTAGCAGAAGCTTTAGTCAATGAGTGTCAACTGGTGCTGCTGCCGCAGGTTGGGGATCAAATAATCAACGCCAGAATGATGAGCCGAAATTTAAAAGTTGGGGTGGAAGTGGAGAAAGGAGAAGAAGATGGGGCGCTTACTAAAGAGAGTGTATGCAAAGCTGTAGCTTCTGTAATGGAAGAGGGTAGTGATGTTGGGCAACAAGTGAGAAACAATCATGCCAAGTTGAGGCATTTTCTGTTGGACAAAGGATTGGAATCCTCTTACATCCACAACTTCATCATCAAATTGCAGGAGTTATTGATGGGATGATATCCATGTTAATTGTGCTGGATGTTTTTCTGTATACTATGCTTTCAAAAGTTATGATTCTTGGTATAAGATTGTTAGAGCATCTCAAAGGGTTCAGAACTGTTAGCTAAAAATCTATGTGTCATCCTGTGTGTTATTAGGTGGCCCTTTAAGATAATAGGTAAAAAAAGTTGCACTCCAACCATCAccctttagcaaaaaaattataaataacaaaGTATCATTCAATAGATTTGTTGAAACAAAAAGACTATTAAGTATAATTTTAGcttataataattatacataacaccATTGGAGTGGAAACCTTCACTGTTAGCGAAAAAATTGTATAAACCATTTGGATAAGCATTATGGCTAATGAGTTTAGATATTAGCCTCGGAGATTAGTCAGAAGTAAATTACTCTAACAGATTCTTGGTATAAGATtgtttctcttatttttcttttatatagtgaaaaaaatgattatttaaaatttcactaattattaaattaaaatgtcaTTTTTTAGACCAGCCGCTCTCCTAATCAATGTCAAAGCCAAAAACACATGCCAGCTACAGAGAGTCAAACTCCCGCCCAGTTTGACTGGAATCTAGTTAGTGTGTTATTTCTTCACAAGAATCTGCGGTCCCAGTGGCGTTCTCTTATCAACATAAGTTTATGCATATTTTATGACAAGCACATGCTCCATTCACAGAATTGTTTACTATTTTCACTCTTCGATTCTTATTAATTACTATCGCCCAGGTTAATTGTTATTCAgtatttaattttctttttataaaaaatatttggattatATCTTcaaaaaagttaattaatttatctattatttttagattcgattaaaaaattaaaatcattaaaaaatttgataaatctttAATAAATTCTGAATCATGACATGTTAATTTGTTAACTTTCCGAATGTTTTGTTTATGAtttgaatgataataatttcctaaaaaaaaaaaaagatttgaataataatatagtgtATTTTAATAGCCCGTCACCCACGACTTTCTGTCCTAGAACCAGAAGAGTCTCCGACGGCGAGGGGCATCAATGTATAGTTGTATAATGTATACAACAGTTTCTGATGTAGAAAAGTGAAAGCTGGCTAGTCCATCTTGATATTTTCCAAGATGGACAACACTGATCGCGCCCTGTTCCGCACCCAGCTTCTCTCTCGTCACCTCCAAAACGACACCGCATTCACCTCAAACTCTCCTCTCCAACCGTCCCCATGCCTCCACTACTCTCCCCCCGAGGCGCGCTTCGAATTCGACACCAAGGATTTGCGAAAGCTGGTCGACGGCCACCACGTGGAGGAGCGGGACTGGCTGTTCCGCCTCATGAACGGCGAGCCCGAGCTTTTCGGAGTTAAACGCAGAGGTGACAGAGTGTTTGCCTCGCCTGATTATAATCAGCCTATGGAGCAACAGAGAGAGATGACTCTCAAGAGGATCAGGTATATGGCCCACCAGGGCGCTTTTCATGGCTGGGTTACTGCGCCTCCCGAAAAAATCGATCTCAAGAAATTTGCTATGCTGGAAATTTGTGGAGCTTATGACCATTCTCTGGCTATCAAAATTGGAGTCCATTTTCAACTCTGgtgtgaatttattttttttcgtgtcgtttaagtacttatttcagaaaaaagtaGATTTTTACGTATTTTTGCGTTACAGGGGTGGTGCCATTCAGTTTTTGGGGACAAAGAGGCACCATGACAAGTGGCTGGAACTCACTGAAAAGTACCTCATTAATGGTTGTTTTGCCATGACCGAGTTAGGCCATGGAAGTAATGTATGTATTTTTCAGCTTATAAGTAGCTTAAGCCTAGCCAAATGTTACCAGTTTATTGTTCAGTAGATTTGCTGACCTGGTTTCTTTGTGTTCAATATTTGGTCTTCAATTTCAGGTCCGTGGCATTGAAACAGTAACCACATATGATTCCAGCACCGGAGAGTTTGTGATTAACACGCCTTGTGAATCAGCTCAGAAGTACTGGATAGGAGGTGCAGCCATTGTAAGACACCCTAATTTCTAAATTACTTTACCAATTGCCATCATCATAGGTGGCGGATCGTCTTCTACACACTGTTACAAGTCACTGGTCACTGGATCACTTCCAATAAACTACCAATTCATTGCTCAGTTAAAAAATCACAACTTTGTTGCTCATGGCTGGAGTATTTTCCATTTGATAGACCACCTATTATGTTATTGGGTTTAAGTCAAACAAATCTTCTATGATATTTTAAGAACGTTAAGTAGAAATTATTGGGGCACATTTTCCAGCATGTTGAAGTTTTAGTCATCAGTGTAGTAGTTTTTTAATTATGGCATAAATCCTAGTTCTTGTTTATGTTAATTTGATGTCATACATATCATCATTAATTCGAAACTTGGTAGTTTCACTAGAACATCACCATATATACATAATCACTTTACAGCTTTGATGAATAAATCCTATCTTTATGTATTGTTTTTCCTGTTCTGTGTGATGTTAGCATGCCACCCACACAGTGGTTTTCTCACAGCTCGAGATCAATGGGAAAAAAGAAGGGGTCCATGCTTTTATTGCCCAAATAAGAGATGCCAATGGAAATGTATGTCCTAATGTTCAAATAGCTGATTGTGGGCATAAAATTGGGCTCAATGGTGTTGACAATGGTCGAATCTGGTAAGGCGGATAAttccttttattttatttttcatatcataaCAAGCAATCACTCATAAAAAGGACTTTACTCAGGATAGTTTTTAACTTCAGTTAAAGTAATCATTTCCGCAACTTGTATTCTAGGTTTCATAATTTCCGGATACCTAGAGAAAACTTGTTGAATTCAGTTGCTGATGTATCTTCTGATGGTCATTACATAAGTTCTGTAGAAGACCCAGATCAGGTGATCATTTTACCATGTCAACTTATAAAACTGTTTGTGTGCGCCTGTAGTAAGTTTGTGTGCTCATTTTGTTAACTATGTAGTTCCTATAGATATTAAAGCTGTAATACCTGTTTTCATGCTGAAAATTAATTAGTTGGAGGAAGTAACCCCTAACTTAATGTAAAATTAATCAAGGGAAGTCTCTATGTATTGTGACAATAACTTGAGGACATGGACTTGGCGAAGGAgagattttatatatgttcCAAACTGGCAAACTAATAGTTAGTTTCATagtcaaaaaactaattttgataCATAAATTTCTCATCAGAGGTTTGCTGCATTTATGGCTCCTTTGGTATCTGGTCGTGTCACACTTGGATCTGGTGCAATTTACTCTGCAAAGGTAACTAGACCTATATAATGCACTAAATGTCTTTTTCTTTACTTCAGGTAAAAGTTGCTTGATTTTAGTGTTTGTCACAATAGTATGGGTGAGCATCCTCTGAAACTCTTCATAGTATGTCAAACTTGTTTCTTCTGTCAGGTTGGTTTAGGAGTTGCTATCAGGTACTCCTTGACAAGGCGGGCATTTTCTCTTGCTACAAATGGGCCAGAAGTCCTTTTGCTTGATTATCCAAGTCATCAAAGGCGGCTATTGCCCCTTCTTGCAAAGACGTGTGTATTCTGTTTATCCTCTTATACTGCCTATTTCTGCAGATTGGATCCTGATTCCTGAGccttttattatcaattttgaAACAGATATGCTTTGAGTTTTGCATCAAACTTTCTGAAAATGCTATACGTCAAGAGGACGCCTGAATCAAACAAAATTATCCATGTATATTCCAGTGCATTCAAGGCTACAATGACCTGGCATAATATGACCACTCTTCAGGTTGTAACATAATTGTCTTTAAAGGCATCTACGTTAATGCAGCTTCATTTATACTATATTGTACTGTGAATCAGGAATGTCGTGAAGCCATTGGTGGACAAGGTTTAAAGACTGAGAATCGTGTTGGTCAACTGAAAAGTGAGTTCGACGTGCAATCCACTTTTGAGGGGGATAACAATGTTCTCATGCAACAGGTATAGTGATagatattatgattattgatgTCCATGTAACGAATGTGTTctcttttatcaaataaaattttaacacatTTCGAGCGCTCTTCGACATGCTCATGTCATTTGTCACAGTGAGATGGATGTGTGAACAGAAATGCCTCTGGTGATATTGCAgtttgaattaccttttttttttttttttacaatttcctGTTTTCTGCAATATCAGAAATAGGTACTTCAATCTTATTGGCTTCagctttattattaaacatAATGGAACTGTAAGTGTAGTTCATATCATATTAAGATCCTCCAATGGTTTTGATAAATTTAGTACCTGAATGACCTTAGGTTAGCAAGGCACTACTCTCAGAATTTCTATCAGCTAAGAAAAGCAATATACCACTGAGTAGAGATTTGGGATTAGAACACATGAATAACTCTTCCCCTGTTATCCCTTCTCAACTCACAAGTTCTATCCTGAGGAGCATTCAGTTTCAGGTAATAATGCATATATTGATTTCTAGTTTCATACAAGTTATCATGCGACAACAGCTAACATTGATAACTTATTTGACGTAGACGGATATCCTCTGCCTGAGAGAGGGAGATTTACTGAAACGTTTTGCAGAGGAAGTTTCGCATTACCAAGCACAAGGACTAAGCAAACAAAAAACGCTGACAATGGTATAAATGAATaattaagatattaaaattgttAATCCTCTTTCCTTTCCTAATCAAACTAGTTTGGTATCCATTAAACCATCTTTAGGATGTTTGTACTGTTGTATGCTCTCTTTCACCTTCTCATCTCCCACTTAACACAATTGTTTTTTCCATTTTTCAAGacttatcagcttgctgaagaCTTGGGCAAAGCCTTCTCAGACTTGGAGACTTTCCGATCCTTTGTCGAGGTTGAGGCAAATGTATCTGCAGCCGACATGAAGGTATGCTCCCGCCTTCCCCTCTCTCTTGTTACTCGGTGATTCATATCATCACACAAGGAACCTGTAACCTAAAATTTAAGTTTCTGAAACAGAGGTGATTAATTCTTGTGCTATCAATAAAAATAGAACAAAAAATTTTCTgttacaaatcaaaatataagaaAGTAGGGTCGAAAAGCATAATCTGATTGATTATTTATACTCCTTGCAGAACATATTAGGTCTCTTGAGATCTCTTTATGTTATGATAACCATTGAAGAAAATGTTTCATTCCTAAGATACGGATATTTGTCAACTGCAAATGCTGCTGCAGTGAGGAAAGAAGTGGCCAAACTGTGTACTGAGCTAAGACCGCATGCACTTGCATTGGTCAGTTCTTTAGGCATAGATGATACTTTCTTGAGCCCTATAGCCTTTAACTGGATTGAAGCCAATTCTTGGTCTGAAGTTCGAAATTAAGCTATCGCCATCCTTCTCTATTCTAAACTCGAGGATCAGAAGTGAAGTTATACTTGGTCCATTCTAATAACCTTTCATTGCCCGTTCCAGTTGGGTAAGAAGTACAAAATCATGTCTAGAGTAATTTGAATTCATAATCTAGTGACAATAAAATTTCATCCATGTAAATCTTCAATTCTACTGCTTGTGACATGGGAAATCAAACCacagtaatatttttgatataccaATTTATGTCCTGCATTGGTGTTCTGCTGGTGCTGCATTTGAGATATTTGTGGATATAATTTGCAATACTTGTTTTAGAATGTaagtaattatataaatgtattacGTACGATATGCAACATCCGAGACCATGCAAGAATATTTTCTTTCCCACTTTATAAGTCGAGCCCGAGAAGTCCTTGTTGTTCGGAACATGAAGTCATAATTGTTCGGAAAATGATGCTGCTGAAA
This genomic window contains:
- the LOC108227885 gene encoding ras-related protein RABA1f, with translation MGAYRADDDYDYLFKVVLIGDSGVGKSNLLSRFTRNEFSLESKSTIGVEFATRSIHVDDKVVKAQIWDTAGQERYRAITSAYYRGAVGALLVYDVTRHVTFENVERWLKELRDHTDSNIVIMLVGNKADLRHLRAVSTEDAKAFAEKERTFFMETSALESMNVEDAFTEVLTQIHQVVSRKALEIGEDPTALPKGQTINVGGKDDVSAVKKSGCCSS
- the LOC108227883 gene encoding cyanidin 3-O-galactoside 2''-O-xylosyltransferase FGGT1, which encodes MGVPSPSLHIAMYPWFALGHLTPFLHLSNKLAKQGHRVSFMVPTRTQEKLQHFNLHPDLITFIPITVPHIEGLPPGSETTSDVPFPLQTLLVTAMDQTKDLVEGLLRELKVDVVFFDFAYWIPSLARQLGIKSLHYCIISPATIGYTLSPERHCSGSNISEAELKQPPASYPGSDITLSAYEARAFSARRVMKFGTNMQFNDRQFISLNECDALGFRTCREIEGPYCDYLENQFQKPVLLTGPAIPEPSTSPLEEKWAKWLSKFDSGSVIYCAFGSECILKKDQFQELLDGLVLTGMPFLAALKPPAGAGSIEEALPDKFEERVKGRGVVHGGWVQQQLILEHPSVGCFITHCGSGSLAEALVNECQLVLLPQVGDQIINARMMSRNLKVGVEVEKGEEDGALTKESVCKAVASVMEEGSDVGQQVRNNHAKLRHFLLDKGLESSYIHNFIIKLQELLMG
- the LOC108228128 gene encoding acyl-coenzyme A oxidase 3, peroxisomal isoform X1, whose amino-acid sequence is MDNTDRALFRTQLLSRHLQNDTAFTSNSPLQPSPCLHYSPPEARFEFDTKDLRKLVDGHHVEERDWLFRLMNGEPELFGVKRRGDRVFASPDYNQPMEQQREMTLKRIRYMAHQGAFHGWVTAPPEKIDLKKFAMLEICGAYDHSLAIKIGVHFQLWGGAIQFLGTKRHHDKWLELTEKYLINGCFAMTELGHGSNVRGIETVTTYDSSTGEFVINTPCESAQKYWIGGAAIHATHTVVFSQLEINGKKEGVHAFIAQIRDANGNVCPNVQIADCGHKIGLNGVDNGRIWFHNFRIPRENLLNSVADVSSDGHYISSVEDPDQRFAAFMAPLVSGRVTLGSGAIYSAKVGLGVAIRYSLTRRAFSLATNGPEVLLLDYPSHQRRLLPLLAKTYALSFASNFLKMLYVKRTPESNKIIHVYSSAFKATMTWHNMTTLQECREAIGGQGLKTENRVGQLKSEFDVQSTFEGDNNVLMQQVSKALLSEFLSAKKSNIPLSRDLGLEHMNNSSPVIPSQLTSSILRSIQFQTDILCLREGDLLKRFAEEVSHYQAQGLSKQKTLTMTYQLAEDLGKAFSDLETFRSFVEVEANVSAADMKNILGLLRSLYVMITIEENVSFLRYGYLSTANAAAVRKEVAKLCTELRPHALALVSSLGIDDTFLSPIAFNWIEANSWSEVRN
- the LOC108228128 gene encoding acyl-coenzyme A oxidase 3, peroxisomal isoform X2, which translates into the protein MDNTDRALFRTQLLSRHLQNDTAFTSNSPLQPSPCLHYSPPEARFEFDTKDLRKLVDGHHVEERDWLFRLMNGEPELFGVKRRGDRVFASPDYNQPMEQQREMTLKRIRYMAHQGAFHGWVTAPPEKIDLKKFAMLEICGAYDHSLAIKIGVHFQLWGGAIQFLGTKRHHDKWLELTEKYLINGCFAMTELGHGSNVRGIETVTTYDSSTGEFVINTPCESAQKYWIGGAAIHATHTVVFSQLEINGKKEGVHAFIAQIRDANGNVCPNVQIADCGHKIGLNGVDNGRIWFHNFRIPRENLLNSVADVSSDGHYISSVEDPDQVGLGVAIRYSLTRRAFSLATNGPEVLLLDYPSHQRRLLPLLAKTYALSFASNFLKMLYVKRTPESNKIIHVYSSAFKATMTWHNMTTLQECREAIGGQGLKTENRVGQLKSEFDVQSTFEGDNNVLMQQVSKALLSEFLSAKKSNIPLSRDLGLEHMNNSSPVIPSQLTSSILRSIQFQTDILCLREGDLLKRFAEEVSHYQAQGLSKQKTLTMTYQLAEDLGKAFSDLETFRSFVEVEANVSAADMKNILGLLRSLYVMITIEENVSFLRYGYLSTANAAAVRKEVAKLCTELRPHALALVSSLGIDDTFLSPIAFNWIEANSWSEVRN